The following DNA comes from Pseudomonas marginalis.
GAGGCCTCAATGCGGCTGAATGTGGCGGCATCAGCGGTGAGCCGGCAAATTTCCAAGCTTGAGTTGGCCCTGGATGCCAGCCTGTTTGAGCGTCGCGCCCGCGGCATGGTGCTCAGCGAGGCGGGGGCGCGACTGGCGGCGTATGCGCGCAAGTCGCAGCTTGAGGCCGAGCAGGTGGTGCTGGAAATTACCGAGCTGCACGGCTTGCAACGGGGCCATGTGCATGTTGCCTGTTCGGAAGGATTTGCCCTGGAATACATGCCCAGGAGCATCAGCGCGTTCAGGCGTGAGTATCAGGGCATTCATTTTACGTTGGAGGTCTGTGCGCCCGCTGAAGCGACCGAGAAGGTTCGCTCCGGTGAAGCCGACCTGGCGATGACGTTCAGCCTGACGCCGCAAAAGGAAATCAAGGTCGAACATGTCCTGAGCGGGGCGATTTTGCCGTGGTCTCCAATGCCCATCCCTTGGCCGGGCGGGAGTCTGTCAACCTCGCCGAGTTGCAACCCTGGCCCATTGCGTTACCCAAGGCCGACACTACGATACGGCAACTCTTCGACATCTGTTGCGGCGTCCAGGGGTTGTTGTTCGACCCGGTATTGACCACCAATTACGTTGCCGCGCTCTACAGTTTCGTCCGTGAAGAGGGAGGCATCAGCCTGGCCAGCGAAATGACCTTGCACCAACAGGTGGCGGACAAACAGTTGCAATGCTTGCCGATCCTTGATGAAGGCATGCAGGCGCGGCGCATCGAACTGCAAGCATGGCTGGGCGCAATCTACCGCGGCGGTTTCGGCGTTCAGGGATTTTCTGATCGCTGAGCTGGCGAAGGCGAAGCGGCTTTGAAAAGATGAGGTTATTGCAGCGGCCCCACCACTTGCCGATAGCGTTCTTCCCCCTGCGGCGTCTGGCGGGTCAGGCTGATTTCCAGGCCGATGGGATCGGCTTTACGGTTGCCGGCCAGCTGACGCCAGCCTTGGCCCGGTTCCCAGATGCGCACTTGCAGGTCGCTGACACCGGATAAGACGGCCACTGCTTTTTTGGGCGCAGGCAACGGATATCGATCACTGGCTGCGGATGTGGCGCGGTACAGCGTGTCACCCTCCAGCCACCAGCGCACCCGTTTGCAGACCGTTTTCGGGAAGGGCTGCGTTACGAATCACGTTCAGTTGAAAATCATGCTGGTCGGAGCTGCGAACGCTGATTGCGGCGAGCCCGTCGGGCTGTTCGTCATCGTTCAAGGCTGGCGTTCTCAGTTCAACGCTGGCGCGCAGGGCCAGGTCGCGGTCCAGCTGGTTGAGTGTGCGCAACAACGCTTCGGTTTGCTCGGTGCTGGCCTGCAGATGGCTGTCGGCACGGCTCACGCTGTCGAGGCGCGCCAGGCAATCAGGCTGACAATGGCCATCAGCATGATCGCCACCATGACTTCAATGAGGGTAAAACCGTGCTGGTCTGTTTTCATGGTTGGTTCGCCACGCGTATTTGTCCTGTCGCCGTGCGGTGAAGGGTGAGGCGGTGCTGGCCATCCGAGAGCTGCAGTTGCAAGGGCGAGGCAAACCATTCGGCATTCAGTACCACCGGTTGCCTGGGGGTTACACGTACGCTCATCGAGGGTGTTTCCCAGGCACGGGGACGCAGTTGCGGGTCGCTCATGAAGTGATCCCAACCCTCGCCGGGCGCGTTGCGCCGACTGAAGCGAAACCCTTTATTGTCGGCCCGCCACGTGATGGGGCGGCCGTCGGCCGGGCTTCGGCCTGGCGATCTGCAGCATCTGGACCACGCGGTTGGCGTCCTTGCGCAGCAATTGCAACGGGTCGGGTTTGATGCTCAGGCTGATCGCCGCTGAGGCGATGCCGATGATCACCAGGACCACCATCAACTCGATCAGGGTGAAGCCTTGCTGATTGGCCTTGGTCATGACACAACGCTCCTTCGTCGTGGGTCTCTCCTGTAGACTGCCCGGCAGGACAACAAGGAGGTTTTGTCGTGGTCGCTATTTTTCGTTTGACCGCGCCGCAAGTGGTGCAGGCAGTGGCATTGGCCACGGCATTCGCGGGTGTGTGGTCTGGTCTTCAGTGTTGCTGACGTCGCCGAGTCCCAGGTGCCGCAGTCGAGCCGCCGGCTTTGGCCGCTCGCCCGGATACCCCGGCGTTGCAGTGGTTTTCCCAACCAGCCGGCGACGGTGGACATCAAGGTCTCCGGCCTGATGGCGGGCGCGCGCGGGGCGGTGGCGATCCTGAGCCTGAACGAGGGGCCGCCGCGCAGTTTTCGGGTGGGTGAGTCGTTGGCCCAGGGTGTGCGCCTGGCGGCGATCGAGGGCGATGCGGTGGTGATTGAGCGGGGCACGCAGCACACCCGCATTAAGGTCAGCACGCTGCCGGACTGGTGGTGCTACCGCGCTTGACCCGACCCTGAACGCTCATTGGGGCGTTGCCTTCGGCGGGTTGAGCAGCGTTTCCACCCGCGCCAACGGTGGCGCCTCGCGCTTGCGCTCCGACACCTGCAGGGTGACGCGCATCAGGCGTCCATCGGCGCTCGGTGCGATGCTCTGCTCGCAACGCAACTGCAAGCGGCCCTGATCACAGTCAAACGCTTTGTGCCCCTGGGCAGGCGTCCCTCCAGGCGCAGTTCGGCGAGCCTGCCCTGGGCCGACAGCAGCGCCATCGAGCGGTCGCGCAGCAACCCATTGCTCTGGGTCATCAAGCCTGCAACGCGGACCGCCGCCGCCATCGCCACGGCAATGATCGCCAAGGCCACGAGCACCTCGATCAATGTAAAACCTTGCTCCTTGCGCGACAGCTCCATGGGTCACTCTTGGCGTAAAAACACGCCGTAGAGTAGCACTCAGAGAGCCGCGGGCAGCGGCCAATTATTTTTGCTATCCAGATAGTTAGTTTTGTTACACTGCGCGCCGAATTAGGATCAAGCCAAGGATGGTGGATATGGATTTCGCGCGCATCAAATATGGGCCTCGCGCCCGCCACGCTCAGCAAGGGTTCACGCTGATCGAGATCATGGTGGTGGTGGTCATCCTCGGCATTCTGGCGGCGATTGTCGTGCCTAAAGTGCTGGACCGTCCGGACCAGGCCAGGGCGATTGCGGCCAAGCAGGACGTTGCCGGCCTGATGCAGGCGCTCAAGCTTTATCGCCTCGACCACGGCACCTATCCCAACATGAACCAGGGCCTCAAGGTATTGGTCGAGCGCCCGGCAGATGCAAAAAATACCAACTGGCGTTCTTATCTGGAGCGCCTGCCCAACGACCCCTGGGGCCGTCCTTACCATTACTTGAATCCCGGCGCGAACGGCGAAGTCGACATCTTCTCCCTCGGTGCCGACGGACAGCCTGATGGCGACGGTGTGAATGCCGATATCGGATCCTGGCAGCTCTAAGCGCGGCCATGAAATCACACTCGCCCACAGGGGCGAAACAGCGCGGCATGGCGATTATCAGCGCGATGCTGATCGCGGCGGTGGTCGCTGTGTTCGCCGCCGGCATGCTCGCCCGCCAGAGCGTTTTTACCCGTTCACTTGAGGCCGAGCAGGCGCGAGTGCAGGGCAGTGCATCACTGCTGGGCGGCCTGGAAGTCAGCCGGCGATTGCTTCGGGACGCCCGCGAGCAGGATGTGCTGACGCGGCTTGACCAGCCATGGGCCCGGCCGATCAACGCCGCTCAGGACGGCGAATTCGAAGGCCGCCTTGAGGACCTGCAAGGCAAGTTCAACCTGCGCAATTTAATCGCCCAAGAGTCTGTTGATCTCGGGCAGATGCGCAGCTTTGAGCGGTTGTGCGAGATGATCGGTGTCGAGGCCCGCCTGGCGCAGCGCATCAGCCAACGCGTGATTGCGGCCTACCCACATAGGCCGGTTGCCTCAACAGTGGGGCAGCCGCCCCCGCCATTACCCGCCACCCAGCCGATGCTGCGCAGTCTTGATCAATTACGCGGTATCGAAGGCCTCAATGAGCGGGTCTTGGCACGGCTGGAGCACTACGTCAGCATTCTTCCGGTCAACACCTGGGTCAACAGCAATACGGCCAGCGCGGAGGTGCTGGCCGCGGTGGTGCCGGGTTTGTCCTGGGCGCAGGCCAAGGCGTTGGTCGCCGAGCGCGATCGCGGCCAGTGGTTTATCAATCGCGGCGACTTCGTTAACCGTGCGCGATTGCCCAACCTGAACGTGGATGAACTCAATGTCGGGATCACCAGTGAGTGGTTCCTGCTCCAGGGTCAAGCCCGCCGCAATCAGCGCCGTGTGCACCTGGCTGCGCTGCTGCATCGTCCGGAAGACGCAATGCCCAGGGTGATCTGGTCGAGGCTGGGCGTATGACGCGCCTGCGTCTTGCCTTGCCGCCGCTGGAGTCCTTGACGTCGGACACCGAGCTTGAGTTCGCGCAACTGGACCGCAAGGGGCACGTCAGTCATACCGGCATCAGCACCCTTGGCCAGCTGGGACAACAGGTCAAGTCTCAGGCCGTCGAGTGTTTCCTTCACCCCATGGACACGGTACTTACGCGCATTGAACTTCCGCCGCTGTCAGCGTCCCGTATCGATGCGGCCGTTACCTGCGCTGCGCAGGCCTTGATCCTGGGGCCCAGCGAGCAGATGCATGTGGCGCACAGCGCTCGAGATGCCGATGGACAGGTGCACCTGAGCTGGCTGCCCAAGGCTGTACTGGATCGCCTCGATCAGTTGCTTGGCCTGCACGGATTGAAGCTGGGCGGCCTGTATCCAGCGCCTTACCGCTTAGCCGTGCCAGCGGCCGGGCAGGTCAATGGGTGTGTGGTAGAGGGCCAGTTGCTGCTGCGTTTCACCCTCGCCCATGGGGCGGTGGAACCGTTGGTTGAGGACCGTCTGGAAGCGCTCGCCGCCACCGGCGAAAGTGTGCTGTGGCCCGTGGACCATCAGCGCTGGAGCGGCGCTGCCCCTGGCTGGGGATTGCACGCCGGGGTCGGTCGGCGCACTGCACAGGCGGCCGGTTGGGGGCGGGCGTTGGGCTGTTGTGCGTTGGCCGTGGGTGTCTGGGTGGCCGGGCTCAACCTTTACGCCGCCCGCGAGGTTGCGCAAGGGCAGCAGCTCAAGCAGCAGATGAGCCAGCGCGTGAAGCACGCATTTCCCGAGCTGCCGGTGATTCTCAACCCTCTGCAACAGGCTCGCCAGCAGTTGGCGAACCGGCAAGGGGGAGGGCCCGCGCAGCTCAATCACGACTTTGCTTACCTGGTGCAGCAAGCCGCCATGGCGCTGCCGTTCATGGCCGGCAGCGTCCAGCGGTTGACCTTCAGCGAGCGCCAGTTGCAGCTGCAGATGACCGCCGAAGCCACTCCCGCTGCCGACGGCGCTGTACAGGCTGCGCTGAGCCAGGCGGGACTTTCCGCCCACCGCAACGAGCGCATCTGGACGCTGAGTGCGATGGCCGAACCCGCGTCGGGAGAGGGTGATTCCAGCGTGGAAAACGACGATGAATAATCCGAGACTGATGGCCTTCAAAGGGCGCTGGAAAGCGCTGGCCCCGCGGGAAAAAACCATGCTCAGCGGTGCGGTGGTGTTTCTCGCCAGCCTGTTGGTCTGGCTGTCGCTGATCCAGCCAGCGCTCAAGAACATTGACTATTGGCAAGCCGAAACCCCGAAGCTGCGCGCCCAGAGCCAGGCACTGGCGCTGTTGCTTCGCGGGGTCACCACGCCTGTCGGGCTGGACCTTGAACACTCATTGCGGCAATCCCTCGACGCCGCCGGACTGGCGGGGCACTACCGGTTACAGGCCCAGGATGCGTCCTGGCAACTGACACTGGACTCGGCCCCCGCCGATGCGGTGCTCGGCTGGTTATTGAGTGACCCAGGGCAATTCTCGCTGGACGTGGTGGAGGCTCGTTTGCAGCGCGCCGGCGAAGCCTCGGTCGACAACACGGCAGGCACTCTCACAGGAACCGTCCGTATGGATCGGATGCACGGCGCTAAGGAAGCATCATGAAGTGGTCAGGTTCCCATTATGTCCGTACGGCTGCGCCGTTTCTGTTGCTCGCACTGAGTGCGTGCAGCGCGCAGCCCACGGCGGATTTACCCCAGGACAGTGAGCTCGGCCTGCCCCTGGCCACCACCCAGCGCAGCGGCGATGCCCTGGTAGACCGGCAGCGTGCGCAAGTGCAAATCGAACGGCAGTCGCGGCCCTTGCACAAGGTTACCAACCCCACACGTGGCAGCGGTGCCGGTCACAGCGGCGTGGCGCCGAGCAAACCCTTGGGCGATCAACCGGTCACGCTGAATTTCGTCGAGGCCGACATTCAAGCCGTGGTGCGGGCGTTGTCCCGTGCGACGGGGCAGCAGTTCCTGGTCGACCCGCGCGTCAAGGGCTCCCTCACGCTGGTTTCCGAAGGGCAGGTGCCGGCGCATCAGGCCTACGACATGCTGCTGGCGGCACTGCGCATGCAGGGCTTCAGCGTGGTGGATGTGGGCGGTATCGCGCACGTGGTGCCCGAGGCCGATGCCAAGCTGCTCGGCGGGCCGATCTACAGTGCCGACAAGCCGGGCGGCAGCGGCATGCTCACGCGCACCTTCCGCCTGCAATACGAAAACGCGGTGAACCTGATCCCGGTACTGCGCCCGATCGTTTCGCCAAACAACCCGATCAACGCCTATCCGGGCAACAACACCATCGTTGTCACCGACTACGCCGAGAACCTGGCGCGGGTGGCGCAGCTTATCGACGGCATCGACACACCGAGCGCCATCGACACCGACGTGGTGCAGGTTCAAAACGGGATCGCCGTGGATATCGCCGAGATGGTCTCGCAACTGCTGGAGCAGCCGGGCAGCGATCCGACGCAGAAAATCACGGTGGTGGGCGACCCGCGCTCCAACGCGATCGTGATTCGTGCCGGCAGCCCGGAGCGAACCGAGTTGGCGCGTAACTTGATCTACAAGCTGGATAACGCCCAAGCCAACCCAAGCAATTTGCACGTGGTGTACCTGCGCAACGCCCAGGCCGCGAAACTGGCGCAGTCGTTACGCGGTTTGCTGACCGGTGAAAGCGACAGCGGTGGCGGTGACAATGCGCGGTCGGCCCTCAGCACAATGGGTGCCAATATCTCCGGCAGCCAGACCGGGCAGGGCAGTGGCCAAGGCAGTACCACCAGCGCCAATGAGTCGGCGCAGACGAACAGCAGCTCGAGCAGCCAGGCCGGCGGGCAAACGAATGAGCAAAACGTCGCCTTCACCGCCGGTGGCGTGACCCTCCAGGCCGACTCGACCACCAACACCTTGCTGATTTCTGCCCCGGAGCCGCTGTACCGCAACCTGCGTGAAGTCATCGACATGCTCGACCAGCGCCGCGCCCAAGTGGTGATTGAAAGCCTTATCGTTGAAGTCGGCGAGGACGATGCCAATGAGTTCGGCGTGCAGTGGCAGAGCGGCGACCTGGCCGGCAAAGGCGTGATTGGCGGGACTAACCTGGGCGGCGCGGGGTTCAACCTGAATGGCAAGACCAGCGTTGACGTGCTGCCCGGCGGGCTCAGCCTCGGCTTTATCAACGGTACCGTGGATGTGCCCGGCATTGGCAAGGTCATGGACCTCAAGGTGTTGGCCCGCGCGCTTAAAAGCAAAGGCGGCAGCAACGTACTGTCGACGCCGAACCTGCTGACCCTGGATAACGAGGCGGCCAGTATTTTTGTTGGCCAGACTATCCCGTTTGTCAGTGGCAGCTACGTGACCGGTGGCGGCGGTACCAGCAATAATCCGTTCCAGACGGTCACCCGTGAAGAGGTCGGCTTGAAGCTGAATGTGCGCCCACAAATCTCCGAGGGTGGCACGGTCAAACTCGATATTTACCAGGAAGTCAGCAGCATCGATGAGCGCGCGTCCAGCAGCGCCGCGTCGGCCGGGATCGTCACCAACAAGCGCGCGATCGACACCAGTATTTTGCTCGACGACGGGCAGATCATGGTCCTCGGCGGCCTGCTCCAGGACGGTTACAGCCAGAGCAATGAAGCCGTGCCGTGGCTGTCGAGCATTCCGGGGCTGGGTGTGCTGTTTCGCAATGAACGCCGGGCGGTCACCAAGACCAACCTGATGGTGTTCCTGCGCCCGTATATCATCCGCGACAGTGGGGCCGGGCGCGCGATCACCCTGAACCGCTATGACTACATGCGCCGTGCCCAGGGCCATTCCCAGCCGGAACACAGCTGGGCGATGCCGGATGTGCAGGCGCCGCAGTTACCGGCGGTGGAGAAGGGGATTCCGGGCGGGCAGCAGCAGGGGCCGAGGGCGGTGATTCGGGCGGTGCCGGTTTCTGGGGGGCGACCGTGAACATTTTGACCGTGTACATATCCATTCCTGCGGTAACGGCCACCTATGGTTCCGCTCTTACAGCGGGTCACTTTTGGAAGGACCCAAAAGTAACCAAAAGGTCCTCGCCCCACCACTCGGCACCTCGCCTAGGCTCGGTGTGCCCGAACGCAGGCTTGAATCCGTGGGCCGCCGTCATGGGCCATCCCTGGCCCAGGACGGCTAACCCGGCGTCCTGCCGGGTTACCCACGGATTCAAGCCTGCGTTCGGCCAGCGTGGTTTTACGGGGCGCCGAAGATCAAGATCAAAAGCGGCTCGCTTCGCATCGCGGGTACGTTGTTTTGTGACCGCGCTCGGTCAGGAAGATGTCTTGTGAGCCTTCTCCCTTACGCCTGGGCCAAATCCCAACGCATCCTCCTGCGTCCCGGCGACGACGGCATGCTGCTGACCGTCTGCCCCTCCACCCCCGGTTGGTCGATCAGCGAAGTGCGGCGCCAGTTCGGCCAGTCGCGGGTTGAGCAGGTACGCGACGATGAACTCGACGGCCTTCTCGCCAGTGCTTATGCCGATACGGGCAGCGCCGCCGCCGTGGTGGGCGCGGCAGAGAACGAGGTCGACCTCGACCGCCTGATGCAGGACATGCCCGAAATCACCGACCTGCTCGACACCCAGGATGGCGCGCCGGTGATTCGTATGATCAACGCCTTGCTCACACAGGCAGCGCGGGACGAGGCCAGTGATATTCACATCGAGCCCTATGAAAGCCATTCGGTGGTGCGCTACCGCGTCGACGGCACGTTGCGGGATGTGGTGTCGCCGCGCAAGGCGCTGCATGGTGCGCTGGTGTCGCGGATCAAGATCATGGCCCAGCTCGATATCGCCGAAAAACGCCTGCCCCAGGACGGGCGTATCGCCCTGCGCGTGGCCGGGCGGCCGATTGATATTCGCGTGTCGACCGTGCCCACCGGGCATGGCGAGCGGGTGGTGATGCGCTTGCTCGACAAGCAAGCCGGCCGTCTGCAACTGGAAACCCTCGGCATGGCGCCCTCGGTACTGGCCAGGCTCGATACCCTGATCCGCCAGCCCCACGGCATCGTGCTGGTCACCGGGCCCACGGGCAGCGGCAAGACCACCAGCCTGTACGCCGCCCTGGCGCGGCTGGATGCGAGCACCAGCAATATCCTCACCGTGGAAGACCCGGTGGAATACGACCTGCCGGGCATCAGCCAGATCCAGGTCAATGCCAAGATCGACATGACCTTCGGCCTGGCGCTGCGGGCGATCCTGCGCCAGGACCCGGACATCATCATGATCGGTGAAATCCGCGACCTGGAGACCGCGCAAATCGCGGTGCAGGCCTCGCTCACCGGGCACCTGGTGCTGGCGACCCTGCACACCAACGATGCGGTGTCGGCGGTCAACCGCCTGATCGATATGGGCGTCGAGCCGTTCCTGCTGGCCTCGTCACTGCTGGGCGTGCTGGCGCAACGCCTGGTCCGCCGCCTGTGCCCGCATTGCAAACAGGAAGACCCGGCCGCGCCCGGCACCTGGCACCCGGTGGGCTGCGCGCAGTGCAACCAGATCGGCTACAGCGGGCGGACCGGTATCCATGAATTGTTTTGCGTCGACGACGAGGTGCGCAGCCTGATCCACCAGGGCGCCGGCGAGCAGGATCTGCGCGTGGCGGCTCGCCGCGCGGGGATGTTCAGCATGCGTGAAGACGGCGAGCGCTGGGTGCGCAGCGGCGCCACCGCGCCCGAAGAAATCCTGCGCGTGACACGGGACGCCTGATGAATCGCTACCGTTTCGAAGCCGCCGATGCCATGGGCAAGATCGAGAGCGGACACCTGGAAGCCGACAGTCAGCGGGAGGCGTTCGGGATTTTGCGCCGGCGTGGCTTGACGGCCTTGTCGGTGCACCTTGAGCAAAATACGGCCTCGGGGGCTGGCGCGGGCCTGTTCAGCGCCAAGCTGTCGGACAACGACCTGGCCTGGGCCACGCGGCAACTGGCGAGCCTGCTCAGCGCCAGCCTGCCACTGGAGGCCGCGTTGAGTGCCACGGTGGAACAAGCCGAGCGCAAACACATCGTCCAGGCCCTGAGTGCGGTGCGTGCCGATGTACGCAGCGGCATGCGCCTGGCGGATGCCTTGGCCGCGCGGCCACGGGACTTTCCGGAGATCTACCGCGCGCTGATTGCGGCGGGGGAGGAGTCCGGCGATCTCGCCCAGGTGATGGAGCGGTTGGCCGACTACATCGAAGAACGCAATAACCTGCGCAGTAAAATCCTCACCGCGTTTATCTATCCTGGAGTGGTAGGGCTGGTCTCGATCGCCATCGTGATCTTCCTGCTCAGCTACGTGGTGCCCCAGGTGGTCAGTGCGTTTTCCCAGGCGCGCCAGGACTTGCCCGGGCTGACATTGGCGATGCTCAATGCCAGTGATTTCATTCGCGGTTGGGGTTGGCTGTGCCTCAGTGCTTTGATCGCGGGTTTCTGGGGCTGGCGTGTGTACCTGCGCAACCCGCTGGCGCGTCTGGGTTGGCATCGTCGCGTGTTGCGCCTGCCGCTGATCGGGCGTTTTGTACTTGGGCTCAATACCGCCCGCTTTGCCTCGACCCTGGCGATTCTCGGCGGCGCCGGGGTGCCGCTGTTGCGTGCACTGGAAGCGGCCCGCCAGACCTTGTCCAACGACTGCCTGAGCCAAAGCGTGAGCGACGCCACCGCCAAGGTGCGCGAAGGCGTCAGCCTGGCCACGGCGCTGGCAGTCGAGAAAGTATTTCCACCACTGCTGATCCACCTGATCGCCAGCGGCGAAAAGACCGGCTCGCTGCCGCCGATGCTCGATCGCGCCGCGCAGACACTGTCCCGCGATATCGAGCGCCGGGCGATGGGTATGACCGCACTGCTGGAGCCACTGATGATCGTGGTGATGGGCGCGGTGGTGCTGGTGATCGTGATGGCGGTGCTGTTGCCGATCATCGAGATCAACCAACTGGTGCAGTAGCAAAAAAGCCCTCGTCACCGAGGGCTTTTCATTTCACGAAGGTGACACCGCTGCTTAGAGCTTACCGGCGCCGGCCTTGGCCTTGACGTCGGCGGCGACCTTATCGGCAGCCAGCGGAGTGTAGCTGTACGGTGGGGTCCAGCCGATGCTCGAACTCCACGAGCAGCTCAATGCGCTGCCGTTGAGGGTCGAGCCGGTGTCGCGGTAGACGCTGCCACCGTAATCGCCGGCGATCTTGTCGCAACCGCTGATACCGGCGATCTCGAAGGCGTTACGCTCGGAGAAGATCTTCGAGTTCTTGCCCACACCGTGAGCGTACGAGAACGGGTACACCTTATGGCTGGTGCTGCCCACATGGTAGTTGTTGTACAGATGCACCTGGCCGAAACGCACGCGCGGCGCACGGGCAGAGATATTCTCAAACAGGCTGTTGTGGATGGTGACCTTGAGCTTGCCGTCGTCGGTGGTGCGGCTGTCGCTGGAACCGATCAGGTTGTTCTTCTCGTGCGACTTGAACGCCGAGTACGAGATGGTCACGTAGTTGGCGCCGTTTTTTACATCCAGCGCGCCGTCGTGATGCTGCTTCGGACGGCCGTTGGCACTGCCGTTCTGGTCATCGGTACGGCGGCCATCGGTGAAGGTCACGTGATCGACCCACACGTTATTGGCGCCCTCGATGGTCAGGCCATCGTATTCCGAGTTCCAGTTGCCGGCGCTGCCGTCCGTGGGGTCCCACTTCGGCTCGGGATCCCAAGGGTTTTCGATGGTGATGTTGCGGATGATGACGTCGTTTTCCTTGGCATAGAAGAAACCCTCACGGATCTCGGCATTGCTGGTGGTACCGACGATGGTGGTTTTGCCAGGAATATCCAGGCGACCGCGTACCTTCATATCAGCAGTCGTCGTATAAGCCTTGCCTTCGCTGATATCGATGATGCCGGTGATCTTGATGATGCGGCCGTTGGTGCCCACCGACGCGCTCAGTGCGGTTTTCAGCTCCGCCGCGTTTTTTGCCGTGTAAATATTATTCGCCGCAGCTCGCGAGCCGCCCTTGGTGCCGCCGTTCTGAGTGGCCCAACCAGTGGTGGCCGAATCCAGCCAGATGTCCGCGGCATGCGCAGGAACGCTGGAAAGCAGCAGGGCACCGATAACGGCACTGGCCAGTTTTGAGGCAGTGAAGGTTGAGGGGGTTGTCATGAGTAATCAGATCCTTGATTAACTTGAGTGTTTAAACGCGCACAGGCATGCGCGTTTCTCGAGCGGACGTCCTTGCCACTGGTGCAGCGAATCGAACGTCCGCTGCATGAGAAATACTATCATGCGTGTATTCGTTGTCGTACAACTGTTTTTAAAATTAACGAGTAAAAAGTTTTATTGACTAAAACAAAATATCGGATAATTATTCCTGTGCATCTGCTCCCATGCAGAGTCATCTTCAGGGTTATCCCGATGAGCCTTAAAACCCCGTCTGTACTGGCGACTCTTTACGTCGAGGCCAATGAGTCGTGCTTTGCAACCCACGTGGCACCTGTGCTGATGCAGGGCTTCCCGGCCGAGCCGAATCACCGGGTAACGTGGCACAACTGGATGCGCGCGCCCTTCAGCCAGTGGGGGTTCCGTCATCTGGCGCGGCTGCGTCCCACGATTGATGTGGCGGCGGGTTCAAGGCCTGCCGGTCAGCTCAAGGAAGCGCCCACAGCGCTGGACCCGCTGTGTTTCGACAGCGAATGCGGGCTCAGCATCAGCGTGATCGAACACCTTGTGGCCAGCCAGACCGACGCTTTTTTAGTGATGCAGGGCGACACGGTGTTGTTCGAGCGCTACTTCAACGGCCAGCGCGCGGATGACCGGCACATCATGTTTTCGGTGACCAAGTCGCTGATCGGCACCCTCGGCGAACAACTGGTTTCCAACGGCATGCTCAAGCCTGAGCTGTCCGCCGCGTACTACGTGCCTGAGCTGGTGGGCAGTGCGTTTGGCGATGCCACCGTGCGCCAGTTGTTCGATATGGCCGTGGGCATCGACTACAGCGAGGTGTATGACGATCCCGCCTCCGAGAGTTCGCAGTACGGTTATGCCTGCGGTTTCCAGCCGGCACCGGCGCCATACGCCCAGTTTGAATCGCTGTACCAATACCTGCCGTCACTGAAAAAACGTGGCGCACACGGCGGCTTTTTCCATTACGTGACCGCCACCACCGAAGTCCTGGCATGGGTCATGGAACGTGCCTCGGGCCAGGCGTGCAGTCAGATGTTGGAACAGATCTGGGGGCGCTTGGGGTGCGAACGCGACGGTTATTTCATGGCCGATCCCTGGGGCCGTAACGTTGCCGGGGCGGGCTTCAGTGCCACCTTGAGAGACATGGCGCGCTTCGGTCGCCTGCTGGCCAACGACGGTCGCCAGGACGGGGTCGAGCTGTTGTCGCCCGAGACTGTGGCGCGTATCGCCGCCGGTTCTGATCCGGCGATCTACGCGCAAAATGCCGAGTTCTCCAGCTGGACGCCGGGTGCGTCCTATCGCAGCCAGTGGTACGTGTTCAACGACCACAGCCAGGC
Coding sequences within:
- the gspG gene encoding type II secretion system major pseudopilin GspG, producing the protein MDFARIKYGPRARHAQQGFTLIEIMVVVVILGILAAIVVPKVLDRPDQARAIAAKQDVAGLMQALKLYRLDHGTYPNMNQGLKVLVERPADAKNTNWRSYLERLPNDPWGRPYHYLNPGANGEVDIFSLGADGQPDGDGVNADIGSWQL
- the gspM gene encoding type II secretion system protein GspM, encoding MNNPRLMAFKGRWKALAPREKTMLSGAVVFLASLLVWLSLIQPALKNIDYWQAETPKLRAQSQALALLLRGVTTPVGLDLEHSLRQSLDAAGLAGHYRLQAQDASWQLTLDSAPADAVLGWLLSDPGQFSLDVVEARLQRAGEASVDNTAGTLTGTVRMDRMHGAKEAS
- the gspL gene encoding type II secretion system protein GspL, with translation MTRLRLALPPLESLTSDTELEFAQLDRKGHVSHTGISTLGQLGQQVKSQAVECFLHPMDTVLTRIELPPLSASRIDAAVTCAAQALILGPSEQMHVAHSARDADGQVHLSWLPKAVLDRLDQLLGLHGLKLGGLYPAPYRLAVPAAGQVNGCVVEGQLLLRFTLAHGAVEPLVEDRLEALAATGESVLWPVDHQRWSGAAPGWGLHAGVGRRTAQAAGWGRALGCCALAVGVWVAGLNLYAAREVAQGQQLKQQMSQRVKHAFPELPVILNPLQQARQQLANRQGGGPAQLNHDFAYLVQQAAMALPFMAGSVQRLTFSERQLQLQMTAEATPAADGAVQAALSQAGLSAHRNERIWTLSAMAEPASGEGDSSVENDDE
- the gspK gene encoding type II secretion system minor pseudopilin GspK, producing MKSHSPTGAKQRGMAIISAMLIAAVVAVFAAGMLARQSVFTRSLEAEQARVQGSASLLGGLEVSRRLLRDAREQDVLTRLDQPWARPINAAQDGEFEGRLEDLQGKFNLRNLIAQESVDLGQMRSFERLCEMIGVEARLAQRISQRVIAAYPHRPVASTVGQPPPPLPATQPMLRSLDQLRGIEGLNERVLARLEHYVSILPVNTWVNSNTASAEVLAAVVPGLSWAQAKALVAERDRGQWFINRGDFVNRARLPNLNVDELNVGITSEWFLLQGQARRNQRRVHLAALLHRPEDAMPRVIWSRLGV
- a CDS encoding type II secretion system protein N, with translation MCGLVFSVADVAESQVPQSSRRLWPLARIPRRCSGFPNQPATVDIKVSGLMAGARGAVAILSLNEGPPRSFRVGESLAQGVRLAAIEGDAVVIERGTQHTRIKVSTLPDWWCYRA
- the gspD gene encoding type II secretion system secretin GspD, yielding MKWSGSHYVRTAAPFLLLALSACSAQPTADLPQDSELGLPLATTQRSGDALVDRQRAQVQIERQSRPLHKVTNPTRGSGAGHSGVAPSKPLGDQPVTLNFVEADIQAVVRALSRATGQQFLVDPRVKGSLTLVSEGQVPAHQAYDMLLAALRMQGFSVVDVGGIAHVVPEADAKLLGGPIYSADKPGGSGMLTRTFRLQYENAVNLIPVLRPIVSPNNPINAYPGNNTIVVTDYAENLARVAQLIDGIDTPSAIDTDVVQVQNGIAVDIAEMVSQLLEQPGSDPTQKITVVGDPRSNAIVIRAGSPERTELARNLIYKLDNAQANPSNLHVVYLRNAQAAKLAQSLRGLLTGESDSGGGDNARSALSTMGANISGSQTGQGSGQGSTTSANESAQTNSSSSSQAGGQTNEQNVAFTAGGVTLQADSTTNTLLISAPEPLYRNLREVIDMLDQRRAQVVIESLIVEVGEDDANEFGVQWQSGDLAGKGVIGGTNLGGAGFNLNGKTSVDVLPGGLSLGFINGTVDVPGIGKVMDLKVLARALKSKGGSNVLSTPNLLTLDNEAASIFVGQTIPFVSGSYVTGGGGTSNNPFQTVTREEVGLKLNVRPQISEGGTVKLDIYQEVSSIDERASSSAASAGIVTNKRAIDTSILLDDGQIMVLGGLLQDGYSQSNEAVPWLSSIPGLGVLFRNERRAVTKTNLMVFLRPYIIRDSGAGRAITLNRYDYMRRAQGHSQPEHSWAMPDVQAPQLPAVEKGIPGGQQQGPRAVIRAVPVSGGRP